A region of Panicum virgatum strain AP13 chromosome 8N, P.virgatum_v5, whole genome shotgun sequence DNA encodes the following proteins:
- the LOC120684994 gene encoding uncharacterized protein LOC120684994 has product MADAQNIVRRYPGCQFFSKQQHVPAQALRTIPPSWPFACWGLDSVGPQKTAVGGYNHIFVAIEKFTKWIEVKPVTATTAAKAADFIEEISHRFGVPNRIITDLVTSFTGSEFWDYCQESYIDVYYASVAHPRCNGQVESANGLILQGLKDRIFDPIKKYVLPSDIAFGAMRIQNYDENEAEATRCTDIDLAEEHRLTASTQHARYEQQLWRYHDRNVHERDFNVDDLVL; this is encoded by the exons ATGGCCGATGCCCAAAACATCGTCAGGCGATATCCCGGGtgccagttcttctccaagcagcAGCACGTCCCCGCTCAGGCCTTACGGACTATACCTCCTTCTTGGCCATTCGCCTGCTGGGGACTCGACTCGGTGGGACCCCAAAAGACGGCCGTTGGCGGATACAATCATATATTCGTGGCGATTGAaaagttcacaaaatggatcgaAGTCAAGCCAGTAACAGCCACTACAGCAGCCAAGGCAGCCGATTTCATCGAGGAGATATCACACCGATTCGGGGTGCCTAACCGGATTATCACAGATCTGGTTACTTCATTCACGGGCTCCGAGTTCTGGGACTACTGCCAAGAAAGCTACATCGACGTCTACTATGCCTCCGTGGCACACCCCCGGTGCAATGGCCAAGTTGAAAGTGCCAACGGCTTGATCCTCCAGGGGCTCAAAGACAGAATTTTTGACCCGATCAAAAAGTATG TCTTGCCATCGGACATAGCTTTTGGTGCTATGCGCATCCAGAACTACGACGAGAACGAAGCCGAAGCGACTCGATGCACCGACATCGACTTGGCAGAGGAGCACCGCCTGACGGCCTCAACTCAGCATGCGAGATATGAGCAACAGCTCTGGCGCTAccatgatcgcaatgtccatGAGCGTGACTTCAATGTCGACGACCTGGTTTTGTGA